CCAAAACAGAAATTCATACAGGATGATACCGGTGCCCAATACATTACCATCCATGTCAAATCATTAAAACCAATTATCGAAAGGCTGAAAGGACAGAAAGTAGCCTTTCTGGGAAAAACACCTACACAGCTCAACAAAGACGCGCACTTTGTATTGGTGCAAGATCCTGACGGTACCTTTATAGAACTCATCGGGCCACTTGAATAACAAAACGGGCATAATCGTCATTTTCCAATGAAAGAAAAATCTTTGTTTTGCCTGCTTTTTTGTGTGTTGGTTTTGAGCCATTTTTCTCAGGCGCAAACGGCACGAAACCCGGTCATTTTTGCCGACGTGCCTGATATGTCCATGCTACGCGTCGGAAACTCCTATTATATGAGCAGCACCACCATGCATATGAGCCCCGGACTGCCGATTATGAAATCGAACGATCTGGTGAACTGGCAGCTGGTCAGTTATGCCTACGACACGCTGGCAAATATGGATGCGCTCAATCTTACCAATGGAAAAAGCACTTATGGCCGTGGCTCGTGGGCCAGCAGTTTTCGTTATCACAATGGGTTGTTTTATGTGACAACCTTCGCTCAGACAACTGGCAAGATCTATATTTTTACAACAAAAAATATTGAAAAAGGAACGTGGAAAATGTCGTCATTTTCGCCTTCCTATCATGACCATTCTTTATTTTTTGATGACGATGGAAAGGTTTATCTGATTTACGGAGCGGGAAAAATCACAATGGTCCAACTGGAAGCGGATGCCTCGGCGGTGAAAAAAGGTGTCGCTGAGCAGGTTATTATTGAAAATGCCAGTTTGCCTTCGGGTGCCAGCGGAGGTCTTCCGGCAGAAGGTTCGCAGCTTTTCAAGGTGAACGGTAAATATTATCTTTTCAACATCACATGGCCGAAAGGAGGTATGCGAACGGTTGTGATTCACCGGGCTGATACAATCACGGGACCTTATGAAGGCCGCATTGGATTACAGGATTTAGGCGTTGCGCAAGGCGGGCTGATCGATACGCCGGACGGGAAATGGTATGCTTATCTTTTCCGGGATTATGGTGCCGTCGGCCGGATTCCTTATCTCGTACCGGTTACCTGGAAAGATGGATGGCCGGTGCTGGGAAATGACGGAAAAGTGCCTGAAATACTTGCCTTACCAGCCAGCAAAGGTTTGATGCCGGGCATTGTCGCTTCCGATGATTTTTCACGCAAAAAGGGAGAATCTGCCTTGCCCCTGATCTGGCAATGGAATCACAATCCCGATAATAACCTTTGGTCGGTGACAGAACGTAAGGGATTTCTGCGGTTAAAAACAGGGCGGATTGATACCTCGTTTGTAAGTGCAAGAAATACACTGACGCAGCGTACCATCGGTCCGGAATCCTCTGCTTCCACTTTGATTGATATTTCAAAAATGAAGGAAGGGGATATGGCAGGATTAGGATTGTTGCAAAAAAACTATGGTTTTGCAGGTGTGAAAATGGGGAGCGACAGATCTTCGATTGTTATGGTTCGCTCGCTAACAGGCAAGGCCGATGAGATTGAAAGTATATCATTGTCTCAAAATAAAGTCTATTTGAAAGCGGAATGTGATTTCAAAGACAAGAAAGATACAGCCAGTTTCTTTTACAGTCTCGACGGCAAATCCTGGCTGCCCATTGGGAAACCACTTAAAATGTCTTATACCATTCCGCATTTTATGGGTTATCGTTTTGGGTTGTTCAATTATGCAACCAAAAATGTCGGCGGATATGCGGACTTTGATTTTTTCAGTTTAGAGGACAAAATTGTAAACGGGAGTAATTAAATCATACAACTATGCTTAAAATTTGTCTTCTCTTCATCCTGTCCGTTTTCATCACGCTTAGCGTTTTGGCACAAAAAAAGAAGCCAATACCGGTTTTGATCGTGGATGGATTCAGTAATCATGACTGGAAACAAACGACCGCTATAACCAAATGGATATTGGAAGAAAACGGACGGTTTCTGGTGGAGGTGAGCACGATTCCCGCGGATAGCTTGAACAGGAGTGCGTGGAATCCTGATTTTAGCAAATATGTATTGATTATACAAAATACGAATAACATTCAAAAACCCAGTCTGCGCTGGCCAAGGCAGGCTGAAAAACAATTGGAAAAATATGTAAGTAATGGGGGTGGATTGTACATACTCCATTCGGCCAACAACGCATTTCCCCATTGGAAAGAATACGACAAGATGATCGGACTGGGCTGGCGACGGGCTTCCGAAGGTTATGCACTGGAAGTTGACGGAGCTAAAAACATAAGTAGAATTCCGCCAAATGAAGGAGAGGGAACAGGGCATGGTGAGAGGTTCAATGCATTGATTCAAGTACTGACGCCACACCCGATTAATAAAGGATATCCTGATCAATGGCAAACTGCCAATACGGAGGTTTATTATTTCCCGCGCGGTCCGGCAGAAAATATCAGCGTGCTTTCATGTGCTTTTGACAGTACGAGTACAAAAAGGACCTGGCCGGTGGAATGGGTTGTAAAATATGGAAAAGGACGGGTTTACAATTCAAGTCTTGGCCATCTTTGGAAAGGTGAAAGTTATCCTCCCGCTTATCGCTGCATTGGTTATCAGACAACGGTGATAAGAGCAGCAGAGTGGCTGGCGACAGGCAAGGTGACTTATCCCGTTCCTCCTGATTTTCCGACAGCGCTTAAACTGAGTCTTCGCCCGGAAAATTCATACCAAACACCTTAGATGCAGTGCATCAATCAGTTAAATAATATAAAGCAATTACCTTTCAAACCATGAAAAGAATTATATCAATTGTCACGAGCCTGATGCTGCTTTCTTTGTTCAGCAATGCCCAGGAAATCCTGAAAGAAATGCCCAAAGGGTATGATGTGGTGCAGGCCGGAATTCCGAAAGGAAAAATTGATTCGGTGAAGTACCAGTCGAAGACGGTTGGAGCTGCCCGAAAGGCGCTCATTTATACACCGCCGGGTTTTAACAAAAGGAAAAAGTACCCTGTTTTGTATTTATTACATGGTATTGGCGGGGACGAAAAGGAATGGCTGAAAGGAGGCAATCCGCAGCTGATCCTGGATAATCTGTATGCGGAGAAGAAAATTGAACCGATGATCGTCGTGATGCCCAATGGCCGGGCGATGAAGGATGATGCTGCTACCGGAAATATTATGGCGCCTGATAAAGTCGCAGCGTTTGCAACTTTTGAACAGGATCTGCTTAAAGATCTGATCCCTTTTGTAGAAAGCAAGTATCCGGTTTTGAAAGATCGTGAGCATCGTGCCATTGCCGGACTTTCGATGGGAGGCGGGCAGTCGCTTAACTTTGGTTTGGGAAATCTGGATCAGTTCGCCTGGATAGGTGGTTTTTCGTCTGCGCCCAATACCAAAGTCCCAACCGAGCTGATGCCTGATCCTGAGCAGGCGAAAAAGAAACTGAAATTACTTTTCATTTCGTGCGGGGACAACGACAGGCTGATCACTTTCAGCAAACGGACACATGATTATATGTTTGAAAATCAGGTTCCGCATATCTATTACATCGAACCCGGCGTGCATGATTTCAAAGTTTGGAAAAACGGTTTGTATATGTTTTCACAGTTTCTGTTCAAGCCGGTGGACAATGCATCTTTGTCTAAATACACCATTCTGGGGACGCGTGCTGCTACCAATATCCGTACTGCCCAATACCCTCAAATTCTCCCGGATAACCGGGTTGTGTTTAGGGTAAAGGCGCCGGAAGCACAAAAAGTACAGATTGATCTGGGCAAAAAATATGAAATGAAAAAGGATACCGGCGGCTACTGGGCGGTAACAACAGATTCCATCAGCAAAGGTTTTCACTATTATTCACTTCTGATCGACGGCGTCGCTTTGGCTGATCCTGCAAGTGAAACTTTTTATGGCATGGGTCGCATGGCAAGTGGTATTGAAATTCCCTACCGCAACGGTGGATATTATGCTCAGCGGGATGTGCCTCATGGCGATATCCGTATCAAAAAATACTTTTCGAAAACGATGGGTGCCTGGCGTGAAATGTACGTTTACACGCCACCTGGTTATGATAAATCAACAGAAAAATACCCGGTTCTGTACCTGCTTCATGGGGGCGGAGAAGATCAGCGTGGCTGGGCCTTACAAGGCAAAACGGATATGATTTTAGATAATCTGATTGCGGAAGGAAAAGCCAAGCCGATGGTAATTGTCATGCTGGATGGAAATATGGGAGGCTCGGGCGGCCTTGCCGGTTTCAATGAAAATGTGCTGAAACAATTTGATAATGAATTGAAATCAGGTGCTATTCCGTTCGTGGAGAGCAGTTTCCGGGTAGAAACGGACGCTAAAAACCGGGCACTTGCAGGACTTTCGATGGGCGGATTACAAACTTTATATGCCGGAATAAAAAACACAGAAATGTTCTCCTCGCTTGGTGTTTTCAGTTCGGGCTGGTTTGCAAATAATACGGCACTCTCGGATCCTCAATATGCCTTCATGAAAACCAATGCTGAAAAGATCAATAGTAACCTGAAAAACTTCTGGGTATCGATGGGCGGTGAGGAAGATATTGCTTTTAAAAATTGCAAGATCATGCTGGCGAAATTCGATGAGCTGGGCGTGAAGTATAAGTACAGCGAATATCCCGGCGGACATAGCTGGCCGGTTTGGAGACATGATTTATTTGAGTTTTCGCAGCTATTATTTAAGTAGCTGTCGGCTTTCGGCAGCTGA
The nucleotide sequence above comes from Dyadobacter subterraneus. Encoded proteins:
- a CDS encoding glycoside hydrolase family 43 protein, yielding MKEKSLFCLLFCVLVLSHFSQAQTARNPVIFADVPDMSMLRVGNSYYMSSTTMHMSPGLPIMKSNDLVNWQLVSYAYDTLANMDALNLTNGKSTYGRGSWASSFRYHNGLFYVTTFAQTTGKIYIFTTKNIEKGTWKMSSFSPSYHDHSLFFDDDGKVYLIYGAGKITMVQLEADASAVKKGVAEQVIIENASLPSGASGGLPAEGSQLFKVNGKYYLFNITWPKGGMRTVVIHRADTITGPYEGRIGLQDLGVAQGGLIDTPDGKWYAYLFRDYGAVGRIPYLVPVTWKDGWPVLGNDGKVPEILALPASKGLMPGIVASDDFSRKKGESALPLIWQWNHNPDNNLWSVTERKGFLRLKTGRIDTSFVSARNTLTQRTIGPESSASTLIDISKMKEGDMAGLGLLQKNYGFAGVKMGSDRSSIVMVRSLTGKADEIESISLSQNKVYLKAECDFKDKKDTASFFYSLDGKSWLPIGKPLKMSYTIPHFMGYRFGLFNYATKNVGGYADFDFFSLEDKIVNGSN
- a CDS encoding ThuA domain-containing protein; translated protein: MLKICLLFILSVFITLSVLAQKKKPIPVLIVDGFSNHDWKQTTAITKWILEENGRFLVEVSTIPADSLNRSAWNPDFSKYVLIIQNTNNIQKPSLRWPRQAEKQLEKYVSNGGGLYILHSANNAFPHWKEYDKMIGLGWRRASEGYALEVDGAKNISRIPPNEGEGTGHGERFNALIQVLTPHPINKGYPDQWQTANTEVYYFPRGPAENISVLSCAFDSTSTKRTWPVEWVVKYGKGRVYNSSLGHLWKGESYPPAYRCIGYQTTVIRAAEWLATGKVTYPVPPDFPTALKLSLRPENSYQTP
- a CDS encoding alpha/beta hydrolase-fold protein; this encodes MKRIISIVTSLMLLSLFSNAQEILKEMPKGYDVVQAGIPKGKIDSVKYQSKTVGAARKALIYTPPGFNKRKKYPVLYLLHGIGGDEKEWLKGGNPQLILDNLYAEKKIEPMIVVMPNGRAMKDDAATGNIMAPDKVAAFATFEQDLLKDLIPFVESKYPVLKDREHRAIAGLSMGGGQSLNFGLGNLDQFAWIGGFSSAPNTKVPTELMPDPEQAKKKLKLLFISCGDNDRLITFSKRTHDYMFENQVPHIYYIEPGVHDFKVWKNGLYMFSQFLFKPVDNASLSKYTILGTRAATNIRTAQYPQILPDNRVVFRVKAPEAQKVQIDLGKKYEMKKDTGGYWAVTTDSISKGFHYYSLLIDGVALADPASETFYGMGRMASGIEIPYRNGGYYAQRDVPHGDIRIKKYFSKTMGAWREMYVYTPPGYDKSTEKYPVLYLLHGGGEDQRGWALQGKTDMILDNLIAEGKAKPMVIVMLDGNMGGSGGLAGFNENVLKQFDNELKSGAIPFVESSFRVETDAKNRALAGLSMGGLQTLYAGIKNTEMFSSLGVFSSGWFANNTALSDPQYAFMKTNAEKINSNLKNFWVSMGGEEDIAFKNCKIMLAKFDELGVKYKYSEYPGGHSWPVWRHDLFEFSQLLFK